A stretch of DNA from Candidatus Bathyarchaeia archaeon:
GATAATTGCTGAAGTTGTAACTTTTGTGGCGCTTGCAACAGCTCTAAGCTACATTAAGGTTTTCAGTCTTCCACAAGGCGGGTCTGTGACGGCTGGCTCTATGGTGCCTATACTTTGGCTGGCTCTGCGAAGAGGCCCAAAAATCGGGTTGTTTGCAGCTGCTGTATATGGGCTTGTGCAGCTGGCTGTTGAGCCCTTTATTGTTCATCCGCTTCAGGTGCTTCTAGACTATCCCTTGGCTTTCGGCGCTCTTGGACTGGCTGGGTTTTTCCGTAACCGTCCCTTTGTGGGCGTTAATGTTGGAATTTGGGGACGTTTCCTATCTCACTTTATTTCAGGAGTAATTTTCTTCGCCAGCTACGCCCCTGAAGGAATGCATCCAATGATTTATTCAGCCATATACAATGGAAGCTATATACTGCCGGAACTTGCCATAAGCATCTACATAATATTCTTGCTGCATGAAAGTAAACTGCTTAAAATATTCCTTTAAAAGGAGTAGCGAAAATGGCTAAGCTTAAAACCGGCATCAAGGGTTTCGACGAGTTAATAGGCGGCGGCATCGAGTCTGGATCAAGGAACATCCTTTACGGTCCACCGGGAACCGGCAAAACTGTTTTTGCCATGCAGTTCTTGTGGCAAGGCCTGTGCGAAGGCGAAACTGTGGCTTATGATGTTATGGATAAGCCTTTTCCGAGGCTTATCGCTTATTTCAAGTCTTTCGGCTGGGATGTTGAACCATACATTGAGAAGGGCAAGTTTATCGCTATTCAGGCTTTTCCCCACTTCGAGCCTTATCCAAAAGATCCGCGGGTAATTTATTTCAGCCTAGAAGATTTTGAAGAAATGAAACGTATTGACCGGTTGCTTTCTGAAAAGGGTGTGACAAGGTTTGCGGCTGGAGATTTCAGTGAGCAGCTTTTTGCATTATATGATTTAAAGTATATGGAGCCTGTTGAGGATTGGACGATTAACTGGTGCCACTACGACAACATTGTTAACATTGACATCATGACGGCTGCAACCCAGAAGGACATCGCCACGCAACGGGCGACAGATCTAGACCTTAACAAGGCACACAACATCTTCCTCTTCAGATTCAACGAGGAGAAATGCCGCCGCGAACTCCGCATAGTCAAAATGGAAGGGTGTGAGCATCCGCTGGAGTGGATTCCCTTCCGCATAACCAGCAAAGGCATAGAACTGTTAAAGGAAAAATAAATGGGAAAACTGCACCTAAAAGACCTCAAAAAACTGTTGAGATGCATTAAAAGGGACAGCCGTATAATTATTCCGCCTATGGTTGGCTATGATTCAGGAGTGCACTTGATAGGCGACAAGTGGCTTGTCGTCTCCACAGACCCTTGCATAGGTGTTCCAGAAAAATGGTTCGGATGGCTTCTAATCCACTATGCAGCATCAGACGTGGCGCTTTTCGGAGCCAAACCCCAGTTCTGCACCATAAACCTCCTCGGGCCTCCAGCCACAAAGCCCTCAACCTTTCAGAGAATTATGAGGCAAGCATGTAAAGCTGCAGAAGATTTGGACATGGCCATAGTGACTGGACACACTGGCACATATGAGGGTTTGTCAACGCTTGTAGGAGTTTGCACAGCCTACGGCCTAGTAGAAAAAGATAAGCTTAAAACGCCTGGTAATGCGAAGCCTAACGACCTCATTGTCTGCACAAAACCGTTAGGCTTAGAAATAGCTATCAACCTAGCTCTCATGAATAGAAATTTAGCTGAAAAACTTTTTGGAAAAAAGCGAACCCGCGAATTGTTGGGGCTTGTAGCCCTTCAGAGCAGCGTCAAGGAAGCAATTGCCCTTGCGGAAATCAGCGGCATACATGCCATGCATGACCTAACAGAGGGCGGGCTGGTGGCCTCATTAAATGAGATGGCCGAAGCTTCAGAGGTCGGGTTCAGAATAGAATTTGAAAAAATTCCAATATGTCCCGAAGCCAAAAAACTCAAAGAAAGTTTCGGGCTTTCTAATAGGCAGCTGCTCTCCATGTCTTCAACCGGCACAGTTCTGGCTGCCATCAGCCCAAAAGCCAAAGGCGAAGTTGAAAAATTGTTGGAAGAGCACAACCTTAAAGCTCGTTTCTTAGGAATCTTCACAGAAGACAAAAGGCGTATACTTGTGAAAGGCGGGAAGGAAAGGCGGTTTCCAGAAAAGGCTGAAGATCCTTATGAGAGAATTCTCTCCGGTGCGTTGTAAATGCTCATACGATTTCCACGGACAAAGCCTATTAGTGTCAGATTCGCTTTTCGGGCAACCTCTATGCCAGAGTTTAAGGCTGCAGCTATAGAGGCTATTATTGGTATGCCAACCCTTGCAGCTTTGAGGACTATGTCAGCGGTTAGTCTGCCACTTAAGGCCAGAAAACATTCGCCGAAAGAAGCCTTGTTTAGGGCGCATTTTCCTATGGCTTTGTCCACAGCGTTGTGGCGGCCAACATCTTCGGCGAAAGCCAAAAGCGTCCCATCAGCCTTGTAGATGGCGGCGGCATGCACCCCTCCAGTTTTTCTGAAAGTTTCCGCTAATCGATTTAGACTGTTTACACAGCTCTGGATGGTTTCAGCCTTAACAGCCGTTTTCGAGCTAACTTTCTTAAGGTTTTTTGATACTTGGGGCTGGTAGGGTCCTCCACAAGCTGATGGAATTATGCGGGAGAACATCCCTGCGAATTTTAGGCGAGTTTCGAGGTTTACGCTTGGTTTTAAATTTATGCGACATACATGCTCTTTGAATGTTATTTTTTCGATTTCTTCAATTGCCTTCACTATGCCTTCTGTTAAGAGATGGCCAACGGCTAATTCCTTAAGGTCTTTTGGTGTGCACATTATTGTGGCATAATGCCTTTTGTTTATGAATATGTGGATGGGTTTCTCTTCAGCCACATAGTCTTCAGTCTTATGGACTGTCTTGGCTGCGGTGTCAATTTTAACTATCTCCACTTTTGCTAAATTGGGTACCCCCTCTCTATTTTTTCAGTTCCGAAAGCACGAAATCGACTATTTCGTCTGCAATATTGACCCGCGTGACAGATTGTAAGCCCCTCCATCCAGGTTGACTGTTAACCTCCACCACCAGCGGACCTTTTGGGCTTTCTAGGATGTCCACTCCTGCAATTTTGCATTTTATTAGATGGGCGGATTTTATGGCTAAATCTTCCAGTTGATTGTCAAGTTTTATTGGTTCTGGGCGGGCTCCTTGACTGTAGTTAGTTTTCCAGCTTTGGGCGACGCGGCGCATGGCAGCGACAACACGGTCGCCTATAACAAAGGCGCGGATATCAGAACAGCCATGAGGCACAAACTCTTGAATGTAGATTACGCCATGATAGAAGGTTATGGCCCTAAAGGCTGTGTAGGCTACTTCTGGGTCGTTTATGCGTGTTGAGCCGATCCCCCTAGAGCCAAAAATGGGTTTAAGAACAACGTCTCCGCCAAGCTCATGGAAAGCCTTCAAGGCTTCGTCGGCGTCCTCCGTGACAGCTGTTCGCGGCACTGGTATGCCAGCATCCTCCAAAATTGCCAGCAAGTCATATTTGTCAACACAGTGTTCAATGGCTTCTGGCGGATTAACGACATAAAAGCCAAGCCTTTCAAGCCTATAAAGCAAGTCCATACGGAAAACAATCTCCTCCAAAGAGCCGCGCCCAATCGGACGAATTATTAGGGCATTCAAGTCTTTCAAGATGTCGACGCTGCGCACGTTTAGGTAGGGCTTATAACCAACACGCGCCACAAGCCATGGAAAACTAAAACAAATATGGGGAATTTTGCGCTTTCCCAGCGCCTCACGAAGCTGAGCTGAGCTGTAGGCATTTGGGTTTCGTGTAACAACTCCAAACTTCAAAGTTTAAGCCGCCTCTACTCGTTTTATTTAACCGTGAAAACCTTCTCGGCTAAATTCTTAAAGCTTCCTTATGGAAGGATTCTTAAAGCTCAAAATTTTTGAATGTAGAGCGCTAGTTCTTGGGCGTTTTGTAGGCTTTTCGACAGCTCCACCATCAAATATGCACCATGTTGATTGTAGTATGGTGATCCCTTTCTTGAGAAAAGTGTTAGAACTTTTCCGTTGTGGTTTATTTTGTAGCCTTCCATGCATGGCTCATGTCCCCTTATCAAAACTTTAACGCCAAAATTCTGCAGAACAACGTCGGTCACCTTCTGTCCAAATAGTTTTCCGGCGCCGCGATATGATGCACATGTTTCGTTTATGGCGTCTGTTGGGTCACTCCAAAGCAGGTCCTCCAAAAAGCTTTCTTTAGGATGCTTTTCATGAGCGTAGGCTAAATCCTCAAGGCTTTTTGCTTGTGGTGGCAAACCGCCGTGGACCATTAGGTAACGTTCTTCAACAAGCACGACATTGTATAGGCAATCGAACAGTTTGAAAATCTCTTTGTAGGCTTTTTCCCAGTTGCTGCCGAATTTCGCTTGGAACTGCCATGGCAGATCGTGGGGCAAAGCAATTAGGTCTTCTGGTCCCTCATGATTTCCCCTCATTAGGATTATCTGCCTTGGAAAATGCAGCTTAAGCTTCAAGATTGTGTAGTAGACTTCAGCGGATAAGGGGCCTCTATCGCCATAATCTCCGAGAAAAATTATTGTTGCATTTGAGTTTTGGCTTAGCTTATTTAGAAAATTACTTCTGTTTAAGATTTCTATTAGACTTTCTAGGTCGCCGTGCAAGTCCCCAACAACCAGTGCCTCGCCGACCGGCGAAAGCTTAACAAGCCTCCCAAAAACCTTAAAATTCCCAATTCGCCCATTTTCCTTGTAGATTAGCTCTCTTGCCTCTTGAACAACATGGCAGAAATCCTCGCATGTGGCTTCAAAGGCTTCTTTGACAATTTGTTTGAGGTCTGACTTCTGCAAAACCTCTGCCTCAAACTTCGATGGCTATTTCAACTTTTTTCCCAGAAAAGTTGAGGATGTTCTTCTCCATGCGGCTTTTACACTCAAAAATTTTTGCAACAACATCCTTTAAGCCCATTTCAGTCGTCTCCATTTCAGCTTCCAAGTTTTCAGCTTTCTTTTTCAGCCTATCCATTTGCTCGTTTAATTTTCCCATTTCGTTTTTCACTTTGGTTAAGGTTGAGGATGATGAAAGTTTGGCTTTACGCTGGTTGGCATCCACACATTTCTGGTATAAGCTTACAAGTGAATCCTTGTTAAGAATTTCATTTATGGCTTGTCTTGCTTTACGCTCTTTATCCGGCTTAAGTTTAAGCTTGCCGTCTGTCATAAGCCTCATGGTTTTCTGAAGAATCTGCCTCAAAAGCGGATAGCCCTCATCTTCTGTTGCCAAAGCCTCAAAAGAATCTTCCAAATACTGGTTAAGCTTTTTCAACTCTTCTGGTGTTAAGCCGCTTCCCTCACCGTGGGAAGCCAATGACTGAAGCTTTATGAGGGGCTTTTGAAGGTGCCTTAGGCGATATTCAACTTCTCTTCTTAAGCCGTTTATTGCTTTGTCCAACTCTGCCAAGTGGCTTAAACCGCCACTTTCCTCAAGTTCAAAGATTCTCCGTTGAACGCTAACTAATTCTTCCTCAATTTTTCCCCGTTCAGCTTCAACCCTCTTCCTCTTCTCTTTTAGGTTTGCCGCTTGCTCCTTCAATCTATTAACATCATCTATAAGCTGGAAGGTTTCCTCTAAGGCTTTAGCTTTAACATACTCTTTTGTTAGAAACTCGTTAAGCTCCTTGAGTGAGCCTTTAGCACCTTCAAAAGCCCTTAAGAATCTGCCTCTATCCATTATGAAGAAGGGTGAAATCCTCGGAAACCAGTTTCTGACGTCGATGTCTGTAACGCCATAAGCCTTCTGGGCAAAGTTAACAAAACCTTCAACATCCTTAAAAGATGGCTTTTCAGGAACCTTGAGCGGCTGCATCCTTTCGAGGAAAATTTTGGTAAGCTTGTTTAGGGCTTGAGCCCTCTTAAATGTGCGTATGTTACGCTTCTCAATTTCTTTTCGGCTGTTCTCCAAAAGCATGCGGCAAGCATCAATTAAGCCTTGGTGGGCTTCCCGCATCTCGTCGAGGAGCCTCTCAGCCTTAGCATGCACTGGAGCGAGAACAGTGTTGGTTTCACCCTCAAGCCAGTCTTTGAGCTCGTTAAAGGAAACTTTAAGGCTTGCTGACAAAGACTATCCCAAATAAAGGTAGAATAAAAGTCATATTAATTTTTAAGGTGGCATGCTTTATACTCATTTTTGAGTAGCTACTCTTAAATAATAATTGCGAGATCGATACGATAAAGGGGATAAAGGGAGCGGCAAACTTTGATAAAACATGTCAGAATAAGTGCCAAGACAATAGCAATTATAGCCGTATTCGCAGCACTTACAATAACCCTTAATTTGTCTTCAATAAAAATTCCAGCGCCATATGCTGATTACCTAATATACCAGGTATGGGAGATACCAATAGTTGCAGCGTTCGTTCTTTACGGCTTCTTCGTAGGCATCCTTATAGCCGTAATTAACACCCTTGTGCTTTTTGCAGTTTACCCAGGAGCACTACCCACAGGTCCGCTTTATAATCTTGCCGCCGTAGTTAGCATGCTGCTTGGCATGATGTTGCCAAAAATCGTTCACAAGAACCCCCAAAAGAGTAGGAGGGCAGCAGCCACCATATTGACTGCTTCAGGAATAATTTTCAGAGTTGGGATTATGACATTTTTTAATTGGGCTTTTCTCCGTTTTCCACCGCCAATAGGATTCGGAATGCCAGAGCCAGCAATAATCTTGTCCCTTCCACTTATCGCATTTTTCAACGCCACTTTAGCCCTTTACACAATTCCGCTGGGCTATGCCATAGCGGAAACAATAAAACTTCATGTTAAGTTTTAAGGTCAAAATTTAGAAAAATAGGGCTTCCATCAATATTTTGTGGTTGATTTCCCCAGCCGTGAAAGTTTTTCCAGTCCTTAAATTGTTTATGGTTATTTTTGCTGGTGCAAATATGTTTGGGTCTATTTTGTAGAAGTCGTAGTTTGCGACCTTAAAAATTTCTATGAAGGGCTTACCATAATCCCTTGATGCCTTTGATGGTGCCTTCTCCACTATTTTGGCTAGTTCCTCCTCATTTTCATAGTCGACTATGTAGTAGGTTACGCCTCCATATAGGATGGCGTCGTTGGTTCGTGCCATGGCTTTGACAAATTTTGGATGGGTTGGCGGTATTGGAGCGCATCCCCAAGCATAAAGGATGGCGTTTGGGTTAAAGCCCAGCTTTGTAAGTTTATGGATTCCAGTTTCAACTATTCTTCCAGCCACTTGTGTTGCTCCGGCTAGGCTTGCCGTCGGAGTTAATATTAACGCCAGGTTTTCACATTGGATTTGGCAGTCTTCAGCCAGCCTCTGCATAAGCTTTTTTGGTGGGATTTTGTCGGTTTCTAAAACCACTATGGCTTTGTCAAAATCGTCCCTATAGCCTATCTTCTCATAGATTTCTTTTGGCTTTTGGGCTAGGGCTCTTGCTGGACCAGAGCCTATGGCGAAATATTCGCCCTCCTTAATGTTCCATCCTGCAAACTGGGAGCCCAGAGTGGCTATTGCCGGGTGGTCTGTGTAAACAAATATTGCTGGAAGCTCGAATTCACCGTACCGCTCAAAGCCTATTTTGGCTTTTCCACATCCACCCATACAGATTTCCGTTATAACCTTGCCAGCTTGAAAGCCACCCTTAGCCTTTATTCCAGCATCCACAATTGTGGTGCCGCATTCCGCCTTTTCAACCTTCACGCCGTAGTATTCCGAGTTTTCGCAGAGCTTTTCCAATAGTTCCCATGCCAAACGGTTTACGCTTAAACCGCCATTCATTGGCTGTACTCTCCTATTTTAGAGAAGTTTTTCATAATGGCTTAGGTGGGGGTTTGGCTCCTTAGCCACATAAAGCTTGCCCCTACCATTTTCCGTTAAGTCTCCAAGGAAGAGGTAGAAGGGCGCTTCCACCACTTCGCCCTCTTCGATTTTAACCTTCTTTCTCACACCTTCAATTGTAAATGTGGGGAGAACTGACTCTAAAAAGCCGCCAACAATTATTGTTCCATCCGTCATGCATGCCCCAGCCCTTCCGCAGCAGTCTTTCTGCACATAGACTGTGCCGCCATGCATTCTGAAGCCTGCAAACTGTCCGGCATTTCCATAAATTTTTATTAGGCCTTTCTTCATGTGGGCTCCGGCTTCGTTTCCAACATTTCCATGCACAATTATTTTTCCGCCTTTCATGCCTTCTGTGCTTCCACGGTATGGCGCACCCAGATAGTCGCCGGCATTTCCGTGGATTTCTATTGTTCCACCCTTCATCATTGAACCAGCCCAGCCCAAAACATTGCCGTAGACGGTTATTTTTCCGCCCCGCATTTCTTCGCCCAAATGCATTCCGGCATCTCCCTTAGCTATGATTTCGCCACTTTTCATGCCGGCGCCTATCCGCCTTACACGGCTTGCATTCCCATGAATAGTTATCACGGTGGTTTCAGAAAAGCCCTCTTCCTTTACCACTTCAACTTTGAAGAGTTCTCCAAGCCTTTTCTGCTTATTTCCTTCCCAAACCCCCAGCTTCTCGATCTCTTTTTGGCTTTTTCCTTGGAAGATGTCGGGGTTTATGCATTCGGCCACTATTGGCAGTTTAAACTCTTTTAATGGGTATAGGTTTACAAACATTAAACATCAGCCTTCACGGTTATTGGTTGAGAAATTGCCAAATAATCCTCACTTACGGGGTAATTCTCAAACTCAACAGTCCAATACTCTTTAAATCGCCTTTTCATTTCCTCTGTTATTTTTGCCTCTTCGCTGGTTTGCACGTCTAGCCACATGGTTGCTCCTTCAATGTGTTTTAGGACTTCGCCATCCTTAACAACCACTTGCCCACTTTTGATGGTGTAGGCTGCCCTTTTGAAAGCCCTCCTCAAAGCCTTATACTTCTTCGACGGGTCCATGGTTTCCGGGTTAAAGTTGTATATGGCTATGTCTGCGTCTGCGCCGACGCCCAAGTGTCCCTTGTTTTTAAGCCCTAGGGCTTTTGCTTGCCCCGCCCTTGTCACTATGGCTATTTCATAGAAGCCTAATTCACGGTCTATTGTTGGGAGGAGGCTTCTGCTTCTGGCTTTCGGATTAATCTTTTTCAGCGTGGCTTCTCTGGCTTTTCTGCTCATAAGCCAAGCCACAATCCTCGGATAAGCAATAAATGGTCCACCGTTGGGGTGGTCTGTTGTCATTAAGATTTTCCACGGGTCTTTAATTAGGAGAGCTAGTTCCAGCCCAATAGACCATTGTGTTGCATGGACATAGCTCTTCCTTTTGTAGTGGAAGGGTACTATTCCGGCGCTTGTTTCTGTTTCAACGTCGTGGTTCACCCACTTGTTTCCGCTTAAAGTGTAGAGTATGTATTGGAATGGGCCGTCAGCCGTCATTGTTGTGGTGTCTGTGAATATTACTTGCCCCATGTCCATTGTCACGTGGGAGTGCGCATTAACGTAGTTGGCTATTTCCTCCGCTCCGGATTCGAAGGTTCTCCAGTCGTCGCCTTTGAAGGCGCTGAACTGGCAGTGGGTTATGTGAATTACTGGCTTATTGTCTTCGGCTAAATCCTCCACACATTTCATTGTTTCCAAGGCTGTCACATAGTTGCCCGGCTTCCCAAGGTTGTTTGTGTGCACGTGGATTGTGTGTGGCAGGTTTAGAAGCTTATTAACCTTGCACAGTCCGCGGATGATCTCGCGGGGTGTAATCCTGAAATATGGGACTGGGTCGTCTATGTTTTTTACGTTGCGCCCAAAGCCCCAAGCCTCAAGCCCTCCTGGGTTGACAAGCTTTATCGCGTAGCCCTTAGTCGCCTTAATCATCCATGCCACGTGGCGGGCGCACTCCTCTATTTTGCCGTCCCTCAAATATTCGAGGACAAACCACCAGTCGCCTATCAGTGGATAACTAGACTTATCAATTATTGGCGTGTCGCTTAACTCTTCATGGGTGTGTTTCGCCTCCAGTGGTGGCATGGCTGGGTCCATAACTGTTGTCCAGCCCATCCTAGCGTAACGGTAGCCGGTTGTAAAAGTGGATGGAATAGAATAGCCCACACCAGACCTTGTTATGGCTGTTTTGCGTTCAAAATCCTTAAAGTGGTCTTCTGGGCGTAAAAGCCTACCGGAGTTCACTTTTCCTCCGGCTATGTGGCTGTGGATGTCAACCCCGCCTGGCATGACAACCATTCCGGAGGCATCAATCTTTTTGGCTCTTCGCTCGTTGACTTTCTCAACTATTTTGCCGTCTTTTATGGCTATGTCCATTTTTTCTCCGTCAACACCGTTAATTGGGTCGTAGACGAAGCCGTTTTTTATTAGAAGCTCCATTTTAGGCAGCCTCCCCCATCTTCTTTTTTATCCGCCTAACTTCAGCCAGTATCCGCCTCAAAATCTCCTCGTCTGGGAGGATGCCCCTCGGCGGGTTCACCACCTTCTTTAGGGGTATGGGCACGTGGTCCATCCGGTAGGCTGTTCCAGAGGCTTCTATGCCAACAAAAGCCGATGGGATGAGCACGTCAGCCATTTGGGCTGTCACATTCATATGGGGGTCAATAACTATTAGGGGATTTTCCACAAGATGTTCAGCAGCCTTTCTTGGAAAGTTTGAAACAGGATCTGAAGCCACTATTAAGGCGGCGTCGGATTCCTTCCGAAGCAAAACATCAACAACGGAAGTTTCGCCCGGATTATACCGTGGATAGCCAAGGGAGAAGTCCACCGCGTATGGGTAGCCCGTCTGCCAAGTGAAAACAGTGTTGGCGCCGGTTACGTTAAAGTGTCCCCGCATTGGCATTATGACGAATTTTGTCCGCATATTTAGGTCCCGCACCAATGAAAGCGCTGCGTCAATGTTTCGCAGTTTGCCACTGCTCATTGTTAAGCCAAGCCCAAAGAACAGGGCGCCAAAATCGCAGCTTACCATGGCGTCGGCAACCTCCTCTAAATACTCTACTGGGACGCCAGCCACTTTGTCAACTTCAAGTTCTTGGTCTCGGATCAACGCCCTAAAAGCCTGTAAAAGCTCATAGTCCTTGTTGGGTTCAACTTGCACGAAGTAGTCTGCAATTTCAGCCGATTTTGTCCGCCTAACATCAATCACTATAAGTTTTCTGCCTTCCTTGGTTATTGACGGGTAGGGCTTATACTCTGAAACTGGTGGGGGAACCGGCACCGGCTTTTTGAAGAAGAGCCTTTTTATGGCGCTTTGAATCTTTTTCCGCCCAACCAAAGCCTTAACCTTGTTTACGTAGCTTCTCCATGCACTTTTCTCGAATCTTCCCTCCGAGAAGGCTGTATAACGCTCTATGTGCCTTGGATGGGCGCTCCAAGGGTTGCTTCCCCAATAAACTATTAGGTCAGCCCTATGCCTAATCTGCCCCAAAGTGCATGATGGAATTCCCACGTCTTGGATGCTCAAAATTGATGGTCCATGGCAGACAACGGAGGTGTTGTCTATTACTCCGCCAACTTCTTCGGCTAGTTCTATGCCTACACTTATGGCTTCACAGCTTGTGTTACTCCAACCGTAAAGCACTGGATAGTTGGCTTCAGCCAAGATTTCGGCAGCCCTTCTAACAGCCTCTTTGAGGGTTGTCTTGACA
This window harbors:
- the thiT gene encoding energy-coupled thiamine transporter ThiT — its product is MNEKSLEPKISSPTKIIAEVVTFVALATALSYIKVFSLPQGGSVTAGSMVPILWLALRRGPKIGLFAAAVYGLVQLAVEPFIVHPLQVLLDYPLAFGALGLAGFFRNRPFVGVNVGIWGRFLSHFISGVIFFASYAPEGMHPMIYSAIYNGSYILPELAISIYIIFLLHESKLLKIFL
- a CDS encoding RAD55 family ATPase, which gives rise to MAKLKTGIKGFDELIGGGIESGSRNILYGPPGTGKTVFAMQFLWQGLCEGETVAYDVMDKPFPRLIAYFKSFGWDVEPYIEKGKFIAIQAFPHFEPYPKDPRVIYFSLEDFEEMKRIDRLLSEKGVTRFAAGDFSEQLFALYDLKYMEPVEDWTINWCHYDNIVNIDIMTAATQKDIATQRATDLDLNKAHNIFLFRFNEEKCRRELRIVKMEGCEHPLEWIPFRITSKGIELLKEK
- a CDS encoding AIR synthase-related protein, producing MGKLHLKDLKKLLRCIKRDSRIIIPPMVGYDSGVHLIGDKWLVVSTDPCIGVPEKWFGWLLIHYAASDVALFGAKPQFCTINLLGPPATKPSTFQRIMRQACKAAEDLDMAIVTGHTGTYEGLSTLVGVCTAYGLVEKDKLKTPGNAKPNDLIVCTKPLGLEIAINLALMNRNLAEKLFGKKRTRELLGLVALQSSVKEAIALAEISGIHAMHDLTEGGLVASLNEMAEASEVGFRIEFEKIPICPEAKKLKESFGLSNRQLLSMSSTGTVLAAISPKAKGEVEKLLEEHNLKARFLGIFTEDKRRILVKGGKERRFPEKAEDPYERILSGAL
- the fdhD gene encoding formate dehydrogenase accessory sulfurtransferase FdhD; this encodes MEIVKIDTAAKTVHKTEDYVAEEKPIHIFINKRHYATIMCTPKDLKELAVGHLLTEGIVKAIEEIEKITFKEHVCRINLKPSVNLETRLKFAGMFSRIIPSACGGPYQPQVSKNLKKVSSKTAVKAETIQSCVNSLNRLAETFRKTGGVHAAAIYKADGTLLAFAEDVGRHNAVDKAIGKCALNKASFGECFLALSGRLTADIVLKAARVGIPIIASIAAALNSGIEVARKANLTLIGFVRGNRMSIYNAPERILS
- a CDS encoding RimK family alpha-L-glutamate ligase, with amino-acid sequence MKFGVVTRNPNAYSSAQLREALGKRKIPHICFSFPWLVARVGYKPYLNVRSVDILKDLNALIIRPIGRGSLEEIVFRMDLLYRLERLGFYVVNPPEAIEHCVDKYDLLAILEDAGIPVPRTAVTEDADEALKAFHELGGDVVLKPIFGSRGIGSTRINDPEVAYTAFRAITFYHGVIYIQEFVPHGCSDIRAFVIGDRVVAAMRRVAQSWKTNYSQGARPEPIKLDNQLEDLAIKSAHLIKCKIAGVDILESPKGPLVVEVNSQPGWRGLQSVTRVNIADEIVDFVLSELKK
- a CDS encoding metallophosphoesterase family protein — its product is MQKSDLKQIVKEAFEATCEDFCHVVQEARELIYKENGRIGNFKVFGRLVKLSPVGEALVVGDLHGDLESLIEILNRSNFLNKLSQNSNATIIFLGDYGDRGPLSAEVYYTILKLKLHFPRQIILMRGNHEGPEDLIALPHDLPWQFQAKFGSNWEKAYKEIFKLFDCLYNVVLVEERYLMVHGGLPPQAKSLEDLAYAHEKHPKESFLEDLLWSDPTDAINETCASYRGAGKLFGQKVTDVVLQNFGVKVLIRGHEPCMEGYKINHNGKVLTLFSRKGSPYYNQHGAYLMVELSKSLQNAQELALYIQKF
- the mch gene encoding methenyltetrahydromethanopterin cyclohydrolase; its protein translation is MNGGLSVNRLAWELLEKLCENSEYYGVKVEKAECGTTIVDAGIKAKGGFQAGKVITEICMGGCGKAKIGFERYGEFELPAIFVYTDHPAIATLGSQFAGWNIKEGEYFAIGSGPARALAQKPKEIYEKIGYRDDFDKAIVVLETDKIPPKKLMQRLAEDCQIQCENLALILTPTASLAGATQVAGRIVETGIHKLTKLGFNPNAILYAWGCAPIPPTHPKFVKAMARTNDAILYGGVTYYIVDYENEEELAKIVEKAPSKASRDYGKPFIEIFKVANYDFYKIDPNIFAPAKITINNLRTGKTFTAGEINHKILMEALFF
- a CDS encoding formylmethanofuran dehydrogenase subunit C; this translates as MFVNLYPLKEFKLPIVAECINPDIFQGKSQKEIEKLGVWEGNKQKRLGELFKVEVVKEEGFSETTVITIHGNASRVRRIGAGMKSGEIIAKGDAGMHLGEEMRGGKITVYGNVLGWAGSMMKGGTIEIHGNAGDYLGAPYRGSTEGMKGGKIIVHGNVGNEAGAHMKKGLIKIYGNAGQFAGFRMHGGTVYVQKDCCGRAGACMTDGTIIVGGFLESVLPTFTIEGVRKKVKIEEGEVVEAPFYLFLGDLTENGRGKLYVAKEPNPHLSHYEKLL
- a CDS encoding formylmethanofuran dehydrogenase subunit A, which codes for MELLIKNGFVYDPINGVDGEKMDIAIKDGKIVEKVNERRAKKIDASGMVVMPGGVDIHSHIAGGKVNSGRLLRPEDHFKDFERKTAITRSGVGYSIPSTFTTGYRYARMGWTTVMDPAMPPLEAKHTHEELSDTPIIDKSSYPLIGDWWFVLEYLRDGKIEECARHVAWMIKATKGYAIKLVNPGGLEAWGFGRNVKNIDDPVPYFRITPREIIRGLCKVNKLLNLPHTIHVHTNNLGKPGNYVTALETMKCVEDLAEDNKPVIHITHCQFSAFKGDDWRTFESGAEEIANYVNAHSHVTMDMGQVIFTDTTTMTADGPFQYILYTLSGNKWVNHDVETETSAGIVPFHYKRKSYVHATQWSIGLELALLIKDPWKILMTTDHPNGGPFIAYPRIVAWLMSRKAREATLKKINPKARSRSLLPTIDRELGFYEIAIVTRAGQAKALGLKNKGHLGVGADADIAIYNFNPETMDPSKKYKALRRAFKRAAYTIKSGQVVVKDGEVLKHIEGATMWLDVQTSEEAKITEEMKRRFKEYWTVEFENYPVSEDYLAISQPITVKADV
- a CDS encoding formylmethanofuran dehydrogenase subunit B, with protein sequence MPVVKAVTCPVCGSLCDDIELTIENGRIVKVKNGCAMCEAKFLGYCGEHRVLKPMIRKNGELVKTTLKEAVRRAAEILAEANYPVLYGWSNTSCEAISVGIELAEEVGGVIDNTSVVCHGPSILSIQDVGIPSCTLGQIRHRADLIVYWGSNPWSAHPRHIERYTAFSEGRFEKSAWRSYVNKVKALVGRKKIQSAIKRLFFKKPVPVPPPVSEYKPYPSITKEGRKLIVIDVRRTKSAEIADYFVQVEPNKDYELLQAFRALIRDQELEVDKVAGVPVEYLEEVADAMVSCDFGALFFGLGLTMSSGKLRNIDAALSLVRDLNMRTKFVIMPMRGHFNVTGANTVFTWQTGYPYAVDFSLGYPRYNPGETSVVDVLLRKESDAALIVASDPVSNFPRKAAEHLVENPLIVIDPHMNVTAQMADVLIPSAFVGIEASGTAYRMDHVPIPLKKVVNPPRGILPDEEILRRILAEVRRIKKKMGEAA